A window of Pirellula sp. SH-Sr6A contains these coding sequences:
- a CDS encoding MBL fold metallo-hydrolase RNA specificity domain-containing protein, which translates to MDRSSLNPQPSATLQFLGATDSVTGSMHLLDTGSYRLLLDCGNESSEDERGRKKPFRWQFEPGSIDAVCITHAHQDHCGGLPLLVRDGFRGPILCSHATYDLLEVILSDRAHYFERSALRRTSFRSRGWQEDESTSFTYTDVENTLRLCTPLPLGEPFRLCPTVSVQLIDSGHVLGSVSFQVEFRSGERWKRVFFTGDLGRSDLPLVGNLSPLPTADAIICESTYGGKQHESYPSTIDKLSSIIRQTVARGGKVLIPAFSLGRIHLVMHTLQSAKQDGRIPNCPIYIDSPLAKRLDDVYHEHLGDEALRSLAGNWINDSDEAWYRSTQPGSSIIIASGGMCDSGRILDHLRYHIDDPRSSLVMVSYQAPASFGAKLLSPTPIVRFKGRVWNKWIDIHQVSGFSAHADQNDLLRVLSSTATETKNLFLIHGESEQKVALKQRCQEIGFRNVFIPAHGQAFPI; encoded by the coding sequence ATGGACCGAAGCTCTTTGAACCCTCAGCCCTCCGCCACCCTTCAATTTTTGGGCGCCACCGATTCGGTGACCGGCTCCATGCATCTGCTCGATACCGGCTCGTATCGCCTCTTGTTGGATTGCGGCAATGAATCGAGCGAAGACGAACGGGGACGCAAGAAACCGTTTCGCTGGCAATTTGAACCTGGATCGATCGACGCTGTTTGCATCACCCATGCGCACCAAGATCATTGTGGAGGGCTTCCTCTGCTGGTCCGCGATGGTTTTCGCGGTCCGATTCTTTGCTCTCACGCCACGTACGACCTGCTGGAAGTCATCCTCAGTGACCGAGCCCACTACTTTGAACGGAGCGCGCTGCGACGCACTTCGTTTCGCTCTCGCGGCTGGCAAGAAGACGAATCGACGTCCTTCACCTACACGGATGTCGAAAATACGCTGCGTCTTTGCACGCCCCTCCCGCTCGGCGAACCATTCCGGCTATGCCCTACCGTATCGGTGCAATTGATCGATTCCGGCCACGTCCTCGGCAGCGTCAGTTTTCAAGTGGAATTTCGTTCAGGAGAACGATGGAAGCGAGTCTTCTTCACCGGAGACCTGGGGCGGTCGGATCTGCCGTTGGTCGGGAATCTTTCCCCACTTCCCACCGCGGACGCGATCATTTGTGAAAGCACCTATGGGGGCAAACAACATGAGTCCTACCCCTCTACCATCGACAAACTTTCGTCGATCATCCGGCAAACGGTCGCTCGAGGAGGAAAAGTCCTCATCCCTGCCTTTAGCTTGGGGCGCATCCATTTGGTGATGCACACCTTGCAAAGCGCCAAACAAGATGGGCGGATACCGAACTGCCCGATCTACATCGACAGCCCTTTGGCCAAGAGGCTGGATGACGTTTACCACGAACATCTCGGCGACGAAGCCTTGCGAAGTCTCGCTGGAAACTGGATTAACGATAGCGACGAGGCTTGGTACCGTTCCACCCAGCCCGGCTCGTCCATCATCATCGCATCCGGTGGTATGTGCGATAGCGGAAGAATCCTGGACCACCTGCGGTATCATATCGACGACCCCCGCAGCAGCTTGGTCATGGTGAGCTACCAAGCTCCCGCGTCGTTCGGCGCGAAGCTTCTTTCACCCACCCCTATCGTCCGATTCAAGGGACGGGTTTGGAACAAATGGATCGACATCCATCAAGTCAGTGGATTCTCGGCCCATGCAGACCAAAACGATCTTCTTCGCGTACTTTCTTCCACCGCGACCGAAACGAAGAATCTGTTTCTTATCCACGGCGAATCCGAACAAAAAGTTGCGCTAAAGCAACGCTGTCAGGAAATCGGCTTTCGGAATGTCTTCATTCCCGCGCACGGTCAGGCGTTTCCGATTTAA
- a CDS encoding XylR family transcriptional regulator, with the protein MATGLRAAYASVENLLFPCHLAVPTGRFPVHQCSSPSRRQVVLLIETSSAYGRGLLAGIVRFMRMHDEWSVFLEQRDLTAEPPAWLENWQGDGIVSRVTTPRLLEIVRRTKVPTVELTDRYANSGLPLVRTDDLQVGRLAAEHLLERGFRNFAFCGYRNEAWSERRLIGFRERLREQGFDSTAHHVAWMDTSTRTWDEEQNDLAAWLRTLERPCGVLACNDACGQTILSACIREQIAVPEHVAVLGVDNDDLLCSVCEPALSSVVVNAEGVGFRAAEVLSALMSGNASDPVETTIPPLGIAVRQSTDVVAIDDPAIVSALQYIRQYASRGISVQDVVRQTGISRSSLERKIRKHLGRTPQEEIRNVQIKRVKELLATTELSAERIAPLCGFEHPEYMYVVFKRHENLTPGEFRIQAKRG; encoded by the coding sequence ATGGCAACCGGCCTTAGAGCGGCCTACGCTAGCGTGGAAAACTTGTTGTTTCCTTGTCATCTCGCTGTTCCAACCGGTCGATTCCCTGTGCACCAATGCAGCTCCCCATCCAGACGACAGGTCGTTTTGCTGATCGAGACGTCGAGCGCGTATGGACGCGGGTTGCTGGCGGGGATTGTGCGTTTCATGCGGATGCACGACGAATGGTCGGTCTTTTTGGAGCAGCGCGATTTAACCGCCGAACCTCCAGCTTGGTTAGAGAATTGGCAAGGTGACGGGATTGTTTCTCGCGTGACCACACCTCGTTTGCTTGAGATTGTGCGGCGCACCAAGGTACCGACCGTTGAATTAACCGATCGATACGCGAACTCCGGTCTGCCGTTGGTTCGAACGGACGACTTGCAAGTGGGGCGGCTCGCCGCGGAGCACTTGCTCGAACGCGGTTTTCGGAACTTCGCGTTCTGCGGCTACCGCAATGAAGCTTGGTCGGAGCGGCGGTTGATCGGGTTTCGCGAGCGGCTTCGCGAGCAAGGTTTTGATTCGACGGCGCATCATGTCGCCTGGATGGACACGTCGACCCGGACCTGGGATGAAGAACAGAACGATCTGGCTGCGTGGCTTCGTACCTTGGAACGACCCTGCGGCGTCCTCGCCTGCAACGATGCTTGCGGCCAAACCATTCTCTCTGCCTGTATCCGTGAACAGATCGCTGTTCCCGAGCATGTGGCTGTTTTGGGCGTCGACAATGACGACCTTCTCTGCAGCGTGTGCGAACCCGCTCTCTCGAGTGTTGTTGTCAACGCCGAAGGAGTCGGTTTTCGAGCCGCAGAAGTTCTCTCCGCTCTGATGTCCGGAAACGCGAGCGATCCAGTCGAGACCACCATCCCACCTCTCGGAATCGCCGTCCGACAATCGACAGATGTCGTCGCCATCGATGACCCCGCCATCGTGTCCGCGTTGCAGTATATTCGGCAATATGCGAGCCGTGGAATCTCGGTGCAAGATGTTGTTCGGCAAACCGGGATATCCCGAAGTTCGCTGGAACGAAAAATTCGAAAGCATCTCGGACGCACGCCGCAGGAGGAAATTCGCAATGTGCAGATTAAGAGAGTCAAAGAACTGCTTGCTACCACCGAGCTTTCTGCAGAACGCATTGCACCCCTCTGCGGATTCGAGCACCCCGAATATATGTATGTCGTATTCAAACGGCACGAGAACTTGACTCCAGGTGAATTTCGCATTCAAGCGAAACGGGGATAA
- a CDS encoding MgtC/SapB family protein, whose amino-acid sequence MVQSLRNDVPLKPRNGIEPSMGTELYDLLVQEFSDLDLLEFVRVAVRLTVAAVLGGILGFEREQHGKSAGIRTHMLVAMGSAMFVMVPQFDGLEDAELSRVLQGIIAGVGFLGAGTIVKNSGEDVRGLTTAAGIWLTAAIGVSAGLGRELTAIISTVFAMIILSLIPHIPFVAQEKQRKSNHSSSSYDESQSN is encoded by the coding sequence ATGGTACAATCGCTTCGAAACGATGTCCCTCTCAAGCCCAGGAACGGAATCGAACCAAGTATGGGAACCGAGCTTTATGATTTGCTAGTCCAGGAGTTTTCCGATTTGGATCTCCTGGAGTTCGTTCGCGTGGCGGTCCGTCTCACGGTGGCCGCCGTTCTTGGCGGGATTCTGGGTTTTGAACGGGAACAGCATGGAAAATCGGCTGGGATCCGAACGCATATGCTCGTCGCGATGGGGTCTGCCATGTTCGTCATGGTGCCGCAATTCGATGGACTGGAAGATGCGGAGCTCAGCCGAGTTTTGCAAGGCATTATTGCAGGGGTTGGATTTCTCGGAGCAGGGACCATTGTCAAGAACTCCGGAGAGGATGTGCGAGGTCTGACCACCGCAGCGGGCATCTGGCTGACCGCCGCGATCGGTGTTTCCGCCGGGCTGGGTCGGGAACTGACTGCCATTATCAGTACCGTGTTCGCCATGATCATTCTCTCGCTCATTCCCCATATTCCGTTTGTGGCGCAAGAGAAGCAGCGCAAGTCGAATCATTCCTCTTCGTCGTACGACGAATCGCAATCGAATTAA
- a CDS encoding glycoside hydrolase family 2 protein — protein sequence MKRLSNLLGILSLSWVCLAAAIPKCSAENPIEDRWHYLLRKPAPTWMATDFDDAKWRRGFGGFGTRGTPGARIGTPWNSPNIWMRKNFQLDTVPAKPALYLHHDEDVEVYLNGSKILTKRGYTTEYIVVPIDPSQHSLVKKGKNLLAVHCKQTGGGQFIDVHVIDADAVPKLPAPKIPETPFQSDLVTTWGTEVTPENAWREYPRPQLKRDRWTNLNGMWNYGITSAEELKKPTDWKGQILVPFCLESKLGKVGRLLLDNEALWYQRSFDASPVENERTLLHFEAVDYRCEAFVNGKSVGTHIGGSTPFSFDITDVVKKGSNELVLRVEDDTMGFQLQGKQRPDPHGIWYTQVSGIWQTVWMEQVAETYIEDLTISTDARAGSITLRADKIGKSKDASMKVTVRDGDQVVAEKAVGGNEVTVTVPSAKLWSPTSPHLYELDVQLIDAKGKAIDSVKSYAGIRTVGKKVDADGHIRMTLNGEFLFHWGPLDQGWWPDGLLTPPSEKGMLFDIEYLKEAGFNMIRKHIKVEPRLYYYHCDRLGMMVWQDQVSGAVNPPWTRLAPNPVDATWPDEAHQQYMLELERMIDHLESHPSIVAWVPFNEAWGQHRTMEVGKWVSERDPSRLNNIASGGNFWPAGDIVDEHSYPDPAFPFGDKRWDGFIKVVGEFGGHGFPVMGHLWDNDANNWGYGTLPKTEAEYRDRYNKSLKKLQDMKKQGIAAGVYTQTTDVEGEVNGLITYDRKVIKIPAKDLAPLHKDLVEK from the coding sequence ATGAAACGTCTCTCCAACCTGCTCGGGATTCTTTCCCTGAGTTGGGTTTGCCTCGCTGCCGCCATCCCCAAATGTTCGGCAGAAAACCCGATCGAAGATCGTTGGCATTACTTGTTGCGCAAACCAGCACCGACTTGGATGGCGACCGACTTTGATGATGCCAAATGGCGTCGAGGTTTCGGCGGCTTTGGGACTCGCGGTACGCCAGGTGCTCGAATCGGTACTCCGTGGAACTCGCCCAACATCTGGATGCGAAAAAATTTTCAGCTGGACACCGTTCCTGCCAAACCAGCTCTCTACTTGCACCACGACGAAGATGTCGAAGTCTATTTGAATGGTTCCAAGATTCTTACCAAACGGGGTTACACGACGGAATACATCGTCGTACCCATCGATCCCTCCCAGCATTCCTTGGTGAAGAAAGGGAAAAACCTCCTCGCCGTTCACTGCAAACAAACCGGCGGAGGCCAATTCATTGATGTGCATGTGATCGATGCGGATGCCGTTCCGAAGCTGCCTGCTCCCAAGATCCCTGAAACGCCGTTTCAATCCGATCTGGTCACCACGTGGGGGACCGAGGTCACCCCGGAGAATGCTTGGCGAGAATACCCACGCCCCCAACTCAAACGGGATCGATGGACCAATCTCAACGGCATGTGGAACTATGGGATTACGTCCGCCGAAGAACTCAAAAAGCCAACGGACTGGAAGGGGCAAATCCTGGTTCCCTTCTGTTTGGAGTCCAAGCTTGGGAAAGTCGGTCGTCTCCTGCTCGACAACGAAGCCCTTTGGTATCAACGCTCATTCGATGCGTCTCCCGTAGAAAATGAACGAACTCTTCTTCATTTCGAAGCGGTGGACTACCGCTGCGAAGCGTTTGTGAATGGCAAGTCGGTGGGCACTCACATCGGAGGGAGTACCCCCTTCTCGTTCGATATCACGGACGTGGTAAAGAAAGGCTCCAACGAACTGGTTCTTCGCGTGGAGGACGACACGATGGGATTTCAACTGCAAGGGAAGCAGCGCCCAGATCCACACGGTATCTGGTACACGCAGGTCTCCGGCATCTGGCAAACCGTTTGGATGGAGCAAGTTGCTGAGACATACATCGAAGACTTGACCATCTCCACCGACGCGCGGGCAGGATCGATCACTCTTCGCGCCGATAAAATTGGAAAGTCGAAGGATGCTTCGATGAAGGTCACGGTTCGCGACGGTGACCAAGTGGTGGCTGAAAAAGCGGTCGGAGGAAACGAAGTCACAGTCACCGTTCCAAGTGCCAAACTTTGGAGCCCTACGTCACCGCACTTGTACGAATTGGATGTGCAATTGATCGATGCCAAGGGGAAAGCGATCGACAGTGTTAAGTCCTATGCAGGGATCCGAACCGTCGGCAAGAAGGTCGATGCGGATGGTCATATTCGCATGACACTCAACGGGGAATTCTTGTTCCATTGGGGGCCGCTCGATCAAGGCTGGTGGCCAGATGGTCTTCTTACACCTCCATCGGAAAAGGGGATGCTCTTCGATATCGAGTACCTCAAGGAGGCTGGCTTCAATATGATTCGCAAACACATCAAGGTGGAGCCGCGACTCTATTACTACCATTGCGATCGGCTGGGGATGATGGTTTGGCAGGATCAAGTCAGCGGAGCCGTCAATCCACCTTGGACCCGCCTGGCACCAAACCCTGTCGACGCGACTTGGCCGGATGAAGCCCATCAGCAATACATGCTAGAGCTGGAGCGGATGATCGACCATTTGGAAAGCCATCCGTCGATCGTCGCATGGGTTCCTTTCAATGAAGCTTGGGGACAACACCGCACCATGGAAGTGGGGAAATGGGTATCGGAGCGAGATCCTTCTCGACTGAACAACATTGCTAGCGGCGGAAACTTCTGGCCGGCGGGAGATATCGTCGATGAACACAGCTATCCAGATCCTGCATTCCCCTTCGGTGACAAACGATGGGATGGGTTCATCAAAGTTGTCGGCGAGTTCGGTGGACACGGGTTCCCCGTGATGGGGCACCTTTGGGATAACGACGCCAACAACTGGGGTTATGGCACATTACCCAAAACCGAAGCGGAGTATCGCGATCGGTACAACAAATCCCTCAAGAAGCTTCAAGACATGAAGAAACAAGGCATCGCGGCAGGCGTTTACACGCAAACCACCGATGTCGAGGGTGAAGTGAATGGTTTGATCACTTATGATCGCAAGGTGATCAAGATTCCCGCAAAGGATCTTGCTCCTCTCCACAAAGACCTTGTGGAGAAATAG
- a CDS encoding metal-dependent hydrolase family protein, whose amino-acid sequence MSNVSRRLFFWVGSLLLAVATAPMQVRAQVTLFQNVQIFDGIHDELSPPSFVLVRGNRIERISSSPIPTDRRGDTVLIDGSGCTLMPGLIDAHTHLLFSLVPQQAALMSDAGFLHVVSTRAASDTLMRGFTSVRDLGGPVFGLKKGIDSGLVVGPRIWPSGAFISQSGGHGDFRMPNEFPAPANSLSVSERMGGSAIADDAATVRKRARELLGLGASQIKLMAGGGVSSPYDPIDVTQYTVEELRAAVEAAENWGTYVTVHAYTPKAVRQAIEAGVRCIDHGQLLDDDTGKLMADKKVWWSLQPFLDDRPSPFAEGSPNRLKQLEMYQGTDLAYKLAKKYKIQTAWGTDNLFSAEGAKLQGAQLAKMTRWYTPVEVLKMATSGNAALLALSGKRAPYEGKLGVIESDALADLILVRGNPLEEIELIANPSKAFIVIMKDGKIFKNTVTANTVTPNTVNSFPVD is encoded by the coding sequence ATGAGCAATGTATCGCGACGCCTCTTCTTTTGGGTTGGTTCGCTCTTACTAGCCGTTGCGACCGCACCGATGCAGGTTCGTGCTCAAGTCACGTTGTTTCAGAACGTTCAAATCTTTGATGGCATTCACGACGAGTTGTCACCACCTTCGTTCGTTCTCGTTCGGGGAAATCGGATCGAGCGGATTTCGTCTTCACCGATACCCACGGACCGCCGCGGGGATACGGTTCTCATCGATGGTTCGGGCTGTACGTTGATGCCGGGACTCATCGATGCCCACACCCATTTGCTTTTTTCCCTGGTTCCCCAGCAAGCCGCTTTGATGAGTGATGCGGGATTCCTCCACGTCGTGTCCACGCGCGCCGCGAGCGATACGCTGATGCGAGGATTCACATCGGTCCGCGATCTCGGGGGGCCCGTTTTTGGTCTTAAAAAGGGGATCGACTCCGGCTTGGTCGTTGGCCCGAGGATTTGGCCCAGCGGAGCGTTTATCTCTCAATCAGGAGGGCACGGAGACTTTCGAATGCCCAATGAGTTTCCTGCTCCTGCAAACAGTCTTAGCGTCTCGGAACGAATGGGTGGTTCCGCCATTGCGGATGACGCAGCGACGGTTCGAAAGCGAGCGCGCGAGTTGCTCGGGCTCGGTGCGTCCCAAATCAAATTGATGGCAGGGGGAGGCGTCTCCTCACCCTACGATCCTATCGATGTCACCCAATACACGGTTGAAGAGTTGCGAGCTGCCGTCGAGGCCGCGGAAAATTGGGGGACCTATGTGACGGTTCATGCTTACACCCCGAAAGCGGTTCGGCAAGCCATTGAGGCTGGCGTGCGATGCATCGATCACGGCCAACTGCTCGATGACGATACCGGCAAGCTCATGGCAGATAAAAAAGTCTGGTGGAGTTTGCAGCCGTTTCTCGATGATCGCCCAAGTCCCTTTGCCGAGGGCTCTCCCAATCGATTGAAGCAATTGGAGATGTACCAAGGAACCGACCTCGCGTACAAACTTGCTAAAAAATACAAGATCCAAACCGCTTGGGGGACCGACAACCTCTTTAGCGCAGAAGGCGCGAAGCTACAAGGGGCACAGCTTGCGAAAATGACTCGCTGGTACACTCCAGTGGAAGTCCTGAAAATGGCGACTTCGGGGAATGCGGCATTGCTGGCTCTCTCCGGGAAGCGTGCCCCCTACGAGGGCAAACTCGGCGTGATCGAATCCGACGCCTTGGCCGATCTGATTCTCGTCCGTGGAAACCCACTCGAAGAAATCGAATTGATCGCCAATCCTTCCAAGGCCTTCATCGTCATCATGAAGGATGGGAAAATCTTCAAGAACACGGTAACTGCCAACACGGTGACTCCCAACACCGTGAATTCGTTCCCAGTCGATTAA